One genomic window of Nakamurella panacisegetis includes the following:
- a CDS encoding class F sortase — MSTTRAPRTRILGAVGAVLLLLGVTVIVMGIVGQKHAPQPPASAAVPVQVIPSADPIVSSTPPTNASKARTTSTTPAQPPPPSSSLPPAGSTTSTGPATRKPSVVPSQTPGRVPATRGPVLPRSLPLHLSVPAIGVESDLRQIGLDSSGAIQTPPLVQDSHAYWLTVSPTPGQLGPATIIGHVDSAAYGPGVFFKLGDLRQRDKISITRADHTVAVFEVERVVEYPKKEFPTQAVYGNTDHAALRLITCGGTFDPSIKSYESNIVVYAALVSVHAA; from the coding sequence ATGAGCACAACCCGCGCCCCCCGCACCCGAATACTCGGGGCGGTGGGCGCGGTGCTGCTCCTTTTGGGTGTGACCGTGATCGTCATGGGGATCGTCGGTCAGAAGCATGCACCACAGCCTCCGGCGTCTGCGGCCGTCCCCGTGCAGGTCATCCCATCCGCAGACCCCATTGTCAGCAGCACGCCGCCGACGAATGCATCCAAGGCTCGAACCACCTCGACCACCCCCGCGCAGCCGCCGCCCCCGTCCTCGTCGCTCCCCCCGGCCGGATCGACGACCTCGACCGGCCCGGCGACCCGCAAGCCCAGCGTCGTACCCAGCCAGACTCCGGGACGTGTCCCTGCCACCCGCGGGCCGGTGCTGCCCCGCTCGCTGCCGCTGCACCTGTCGGTACCGGCCATCGGTGTCGAGTCCGACCTGCGGCAAATCGGTCTGGATTCCTCGGGTGCGATCCAGACTCCCCCACTGGTCCAGGACTCCCACGCCTACTGGTTGACCGTGTCCCCCACACCCGGCCAACTCGGGCCCGCCACGATCATCGGCCATGTCGACTCCGCCGCATACGGCCCCGGGGTGTTCTTCAAACTCGGAGACCTACGCCAACGCGACAAGATATCGATCACCAGAGCAGACCACACCGTCGCCGTCTTCGAGGTCGAACGCGTCGTTGAATATCCCAAGAAGGAGTTTCCCACCCAAGCTGTCTACGGAAATACCGACCACGCGGCACTACGCCTGATCACCTGCGGTGGAACATTCGATCCCTCGATCAAGAGCTACGAAAGCAACATCGTTGTCTACGCCGCCCTCGTTTCGGTTCATGCGGCATGA
- a CDS encoding flavodoxin family protein: MPERLHDFTDLTALFINTTLTRSPGRSHTQLLIDTSANIMVKQGVTVDQFRAVDHQIATGVYPDMRERGWEVDDWPTLFPRVLAADILVLGGPIWLGDNSSETKKVIERLYAHSSELNEKGQWLYYGRVGGCLITGNEDGIKHCASNVLYSLQHIGYSIPPQADAGWIGEAGPGPSYGDLLADGTRVGLDNDFTNRNTTFMTWNLLHLARMLKDSGGVPAFGNQRQEWDAGTRFGFANPEYRS; the protein is encoded by the coding sequence ATGCCTGAGCGACTGCATGATTTCACCGATCTGACGGCGCTGTTCATCAACACGACGCTGACCCGTTCGCCGGGCCGCAGCCACACCCAGCTTCTGATCGACACGAGCGCGAACATCATGGTGAAGCAGGGGGTCACAGTGGATCAGTTCCGCGCGGTCGATCACCAGATCGCTACCGGCGTGTATCCCGATATGCGGGAGCGAGGGTGGGAGGTCGATGACTGGCCGACCTTGTTTCCGCGAGTTCTGGCGGCCGACATCTTGGTCTTGGGTGGCCCGATCTGGCTGGGCGATAACAGCAGCGAGACCAAGAAGGTCATCGAGCGGCTCTACGCCCACTCGAGCGAGCTGAACGAAAAGGGCCAATGGTTGTACTACGGCCGGGTCGGTGGTTGCTTGATCACGGGCAATGAGGACGGGATCAAGCACTGTGCGTCGAACGTGCTGTACAGCCTGCAACATATCGGCTACAGCATACCGCCGCAGGCCGACGCCGGGTGGATAGGTGAGGCCGGGCCTGGCCCGAGCTACGGTGACCTGCTCGCTGACGGCACTCGAGTTGGCTTGGACAACGATTTCACAAATCGCAATACGACATTTATGACTTGGAATCTGCTGCATCTGGCCCGCATGCTGAAAGATTCCGGCGGGGTGCCGGCGTTCGGGAACCAGCGACAGGAATGGGATGCAGGTACCCGTTTCGGGTTCGCCAATCCCGAATATCGCAGTTAG
- a CDS encoding IS30 family transposase — MPEFVEGRGLFPGRNVGGSFDAQAWQSEAPRGADLPHREACCDGHRQRAGRDQASEFPRSCLASFKVYRRGEVVRIVKPLDRLAVKTISPRYRSQDERIEIAELRQTGLSIRRVAQRIGRAPSTVSRELRRLPAAAGHYRPFEAHRDAIGSRARTHGRRIDIHPELREEVGARLAQRWSPPQIARHLRVKFPDRASMRRCHESIYQALYQPGSALVRPAAVPSPRPSPLRTGRDHRKAHQRIDRRRPRFQQPMLSVHQRPFPPHDRSEAGHWEGELIVGSQQGSVIGTLIERQTRLIRLLHLPSRDADALRRAISDRMADLPASLLRSITWGHQGIEMARHVSITAELGAQIYFCDPHSPWQRGSNENANGLLRQHSPKGTNLAIWSREHLQAVEDEINGRPRLVFDNRRPADLFAT, encoded by the coding sequence TTGCCTGAGTTCGTCGAGGGGCGCGGACTATTCCCCGGCAGAAACGTCGGTGGCAGCTTCGATGCACAAGCCTGGCAGTCTGAAGCTCCGCGCGGCGCGGATCTGCCCCATCGGGAAGCTTGCTGCGACGGGCACAGGCAGCGTGCCGGCCGCGACCAGGCGAGCGAATTTCCTCGATCGTGCCTGGCGTCGTTCAAGGTTTACCGGCGCGGCGAGGTGGTGCGGATCGTCAAACCGCTGGATCGGCTGGCGGTCAAGACCATCAGCCCGCGCTACCGGTCGCAGGACGAACGCATCGAGATAGCCGAGCTCCGCCAGACCGGGTTGTCCATCCGTCGGGTCGCCCAACGGATCGGCCGGGCACCATCCACGGTGTCCAGGGAACTGCGCCGGCTGCCCGCCGCTGCAGGCCACTACCGGCCGTTCGAAGCTCATCGAGATGCCATCGGCAGCAGAGCCCGCACCCACGGCAGACGCATCGACATCCACCCAGAGCTGCGGGAGGAGGTTGGTGCACGGCTGGCCCAGCGGTGGAGCCCGCCACAGATCGCCCGGCATCTGCGGGTGAAGTTCCCTGATCGAGCGTCGATGCGGCGGTGCCACGAAAGCATCTATCAGGCCCTCTACCAGCCCGGATCGGCCCTGGTGCGGCCCGCGGCCGTCCCGTCGCCGCGGCCGTCGCCGCTGCGGACCGGCCGCGACCATCGAAAAGCTCACCAACGCATCGACCGGCGGCGGCCCCGGTTCCAGCAGCCGATGCTGTCGGTGCACCAGCGTCCCTTCCCGCCCCATGACCGGTCCGAAGCAGGCCACTGGGAGGGCGAGTTGATAGTGGGCAGCCAGCAAGGATCGGTGATCGGAACGCTGATCGAGCGGCAGACCCGGCTGATCCGCCTGTTGCACCTACCGTCCCGGGATGCCGACGCCCTGCGCCGCGCCATCTCCGACCGGATGGCCGACCTGCCCGCTTCCCTGCTCCGATCCATCACCTGGGGCCACCAGGGCATCGAGATGGCCCGGCACGTCTCGATCACCGCTGAGTTGGGCGCGCAGATCTACTTTTGCGATCCGCACTCGCCATGGCAGCGCGGCAGTAACGAGAACGCCAACGGGCTGCTGCGACAGCATTCTCCTAAAGGCACCAACCTAGCCATTTGGAGCCGGGAGCACCTGCAGGCAGTGGAGGACGAGATCAACGGACGCCCCCGGCTCGTCTTCGACAACCGCCGTCCCGCAGATCTGTTCGCCACCTAG
- a CDS encoding CAP domain-containing protein: MTSPDEQAALVAAHNQWRARYNSPPVVWDDTVAAVAQDWANQIAASGQFDHRPDNRYGENMFMGTAGAYRPTDVVDDWGNENANYDIPSQTCMAEAVCGHFTQLVWATTARIGCGKATGPDGNDYWVCDYDPAGNMEGQSPFAT; the protein is encoded by the coding sequence ATGACCTCACCCGATGAACAAGCTGCCCTGGTCGCCGCTCACAACCAGTGGCGTGCTCGCTACAACTCTCCCCCGGTGGTCTGGGATGACACCGTCGCGGCCGTGGCCCAAGACTGGGCCAACCAGATCGCGGCCAGTGGGCAGTTCGACCACCGGCCGGACAACCGATACGGCGAGAACATGTTCATGGGCACCGCAGGCGCGTACCGCCCGACCGATGTGGTCGACGACTGGGGTAACGAGAACGCGAACTACGACATCCCCAGCCAGACCTGTATGGCCGAGGCCGTATGCGGACACTTCACCCAGCTCGTCTGGGCTACCACAGCGCGCATCGGGTGCGGCAAGGCCACCGGCCCCGACGGCAACGACTATTGGGTCTGCGACTACGACCCGGCCGGCAACATGGAAGGGCAGTCCCCGTTCGCCACTTGA
- a CDS encoding substrate-binding domain-containing protein, with protein MAACTKNNNSSSSSTSSAAAAASAGPGSSGSASAASGGGSTGTIKIGLVTKTDSNPYFVKLRESAKALAATQGAEVIALAGKFDGDNDGQVTAIENLVQQGVKGIMITPSNSAGILNALKAAQAKGILVIALDSETTPVDAVPATFATDNLQAGVILGKYVKAKIGSTAPKIITMDLDPSASVGIQRHNGFLEGMGLPDGTPPQVIGSALTAGDQTKAQSAMENLLQAHPDVNVVYSINEPAGRGAYQALTEKGLQSKVIVGSIDGSCSGVQYVKDGKFAATVMQFPKIMVEDGVKAIVTFAKTGTKPSGVVNTGATLITDKPIAGIDSKDSAWGLANCWG; from the coding sequence TTGGCCGCGTGCACCAAGAACAACAATTCGTCGAGTTCCAGCACGTCCAGCGCCGCGGCGGCGGCCTCCGCCGGGCCGGGTTCCTCCGGCTCGGCGTCGGCGGCCTCCGGCGGCGGGAGCACGGGGACGATCAAGATCGGGTTGGTCACCAAGACCGACTCGAACCCGTATTTCGTGAAGCTGCGTGAGTCGGCGAAGGCTTTGGCGGCCACCCAGGGGGCTGAGGTGATCGCTCTGGCCGGCAAGTTCGACGGCGACAACGACGGACAGGTCACGGCCATCGAGAACCTGGTCCAGCAGGGCGTCAAGGGCATCATGATCACCCCGAGCAACTCGGCGGGCATCCTGAATGCGCTCAAGGCGGCCCAGGCCAAGGGCATTCTGGTGATCGCGCTGGATTCGGAGACCACCCCGGTGGACGCCGTTCCGGCCACTTTTGCCACCGACAACCTGCAGGCCGGTGTGATCCTCGGTAAGTACGTCAAGGCCAAGATCGGCAGCACGGCGCCGAAGATCATCACCATGGATCTGGACCCGAGCGCGAGTGTCGGTATCCAGCGGCACAACGGGTTCCTGGAGGGCATGGGCCTTCCGGACGGCACGCCGCCGCAGGTGATCGGCAGTGCGTTGACCGCCGGTGACCAGACCAAGGCGCAGAGCGCGATGGAGAACCTGCTGCAGGCGCACCCGGATGTCAATGTCGTCTACTCGATCAACGAGCCGGCGGGGCGTGGTGCCTACCAGGCCTTGACCGAAAAGGGTCTGCAGAGCAAGGTGATCGTGGGTTCGATCGACGGCAGCTGCTCGGGTGTCCAGTACGTGAAGGACGGTAAGTTCGCCGCCACCGTCATGCAGTTTCCGAAGATCATGGTCGAGGACGGGGTGAAGGCGATCGTGACTTTTGCCAAGACCGGTACGAAGCCGAGCGGGGTCGTCAACACCGGCGCCACGCTGATCACGGACAAGCCCATCGCGGGCATCGACTCGAAGGATTCCGCCTGGGGCCTGGCCAACTGCTGGGGATGA
- a CDS encoding lactonase family protein, with protein sequence MKALALIGISLVTGTSLLLAGPASAGPPDPGDRERPAVFVQTDSLTGNAIVAYRAAPDGTLRPAGTYPTGGLGGQLAGSVVDHLASQGSLQWDERHRQLFAVNAGSDTITVFDVRGDALVRSQVVSSGGRFPVSLAVRDDEVYVLNALGGGSIQGFARHDGRLTELPGRHRELGLDPGGAPEFTHTPGQIAVTPDGRDLLVTTKAATSSIDVFPIDRSGRPADQPIVTSLPGAVPFAMAFDGHGRLLVAEAGTNAVATFNIGFDGHLRGVDQASTGQAATCWVVSVGRHIYVSNAGSADLSGFTVDRHGRLVTLGTTGTDSGTVDAAASGDGRYLYVQTGAAGLVDEFAINSGGSLTRIGTVTVPGATGGEGIATR encoded by the coding sequence ATGAAAGCACTCGCATTGATCGGAATCAGCCTGGTCACCGGAACTTCTCTGCTGTTGGCCGGGCCGGCGTCGGCGGGCCCACCCGACCCCGGCGACCGGGAGCGGCCGGCGGTGTTCGTCCAGACGGATAGCTTGACCGGCAACGCCATTGTTGCCTACCGCGCGGCTCCGGACGGAACCCTGCGCCCGGCGGGCACCTATCCCACCGGTGGCCTCGGCGGTCAACTGGCCGGGTCGGTGGTGGACCACCTCGCCTCGCAGGGTTCGCTGCAATGGGATGAGCGGCACCGTCAACTCTTCGCGGTGAACGCCGGGAGTGACACGATCACCGTGTTCGACGTCCGGGGCGATGCTCTGGTCCGCAGCCAGGTGGTGTCGTCGGGCGGGCGGTTCCCGGTCAGCCTGGCCGTTCGCGATGACGAGGTGTACGTGCTGAATGCCTTGGGTGGCGGCTCCATCCAGGGATTCGCCCGCCACGACGGCCGCCTCACCGAACTGCCCGGCCGGCACCGGGAGCTGGGCCTGGATCCGGGGGGAGCGCCTGAGTTCACCCACACTCCAGGCCAGATCGCCGTCACTCCTGACGGGAGGGATCTTCTGGTCACGACCAAGGCGGCCACGAGCAGCATCGACGTCTTCCCGATCGACCGGTCCGGTCGTCCGGCTGACCAGCCGATCGTGACCTCGTTGCCGGGGGCCGTGCCGTTCGCCATGGCGTTCGACGGTCACGGCCGACTGCTGGTGGCCGAGGCCGGCACCAACGCGGTGGCCACCTTCAATATCGGATTCGACGGGCACCTCCGAGGCGTTGATCAGGCGTCGACGGGCCAGGCGGCGACCTGCTGGGTGGTCTCGGTCGGGCGTCACATCTATGTCTCGAACGCCGGCAGCGCTGATCTGTCCGGATTCACCGTCGACCGGCACGGCCGGTTGGTCACGCTGGGCACGACCGGCACTGACTCCGGCACGGTCGATGCCGCGGCCTCGGGTGACGGGCGATACTTGTATGTGCAGACCGGGGCGGCCGGTCTGGTGGACGAATTCGCCATCAACTCGGGCGGATCACTGACCCGGATCGGCACGGTGACGGTTCCCGGCGCCACGGGCGGTGAGGGGATCGCTACCCGGTGA